The region CTACTCCTGCTCCCTTACCTACTCCTCTAACATGCAAGCCAGTTGTACCTTGACCTGATACTCCTACCGACTCACCTGGCAATTCCGTAAATGTTGTTCTTCCTGCCACACCTAAAACTCCCATTACTGTTGAAGTTGCATTTGCCGCCAAAGCAGCACTAATACCTATTACCCCTCTTCCGCCATTAGGATCTAAATTCCCTCCATCAATTACAAATTGTGTTCCTGTAGAATTCAAAGCTCGAATCGTTCTGGCTGAATTATTGCTGTTTACAAATAATCCTGTTTGTGCATTTCCCGCATTAATTGTAGTCAATGTATTGGTAGAAGGAGTAGCATTATTACCAATAACAACTTGACCATCATTTTCAATCGTCATTCGAACTTGATTATTTGATTTAAAAATTAAATTTTGATTATCAACTGTTCCTAAAAAATTCAATGCCGGATTGGTACCAGAATTCCCTACTAACGACCAATTTTGTAATCCACTAGCCCCCGCAGAACGCAAGGGCACCCATTCTGTATTGAACCAATAATAAAATCCTGGTGTCACGGCATTAACACCAATACCATTGGTTGCTGTATTAAACACCAATACGCCGTTAGCAATTGGAGACGGACCAACTGGAGCTTGCACTAAAGTTGACGTTAATGCTACTCTAGGAATTAATACGCCTCTCGATGAACTTTCGACTTGAAACTCCACTCCATTTAAAATATTAGTGGTTCCTACACCGACTTGTGCGAAACTTTGGTTTAAAAATAAACCCATCAAAATAATTGCAATTTTCTTTTTCATTTTTTCTTATCTTTATAAAACCCATCTACGCATTTTTATAAATATTGGATTTTATAAAAAGAAAAAAAGTTTGGCACGTAGTTTGAAAATACATTTCTGTTCAAAAATTATTAATTTATAAAAACAAAAACAACATGAAAAAAGTAATTTTAGGTTTAGCAGTGATGGCTGCAGTATTAGTTTCTTGTAAAGACGAAACTAAAGACAAAGTAGAAGAAACAACAGAAGCAGTAGGTGCTGAAGTAGAGCAAAAAATGGATACAGCTGCTGCAAAAATTGATGCTGCTGTAGATACTGCTCAAGCAAAAGCAGGTGAAGCAATGGAGAAAGTAGCTGACAAGATGGAAGAAAGCGCGGCTAAAATGAAAGAAGCAGCTAAAAAGTAATTCTTTAAAAAAATGAATCCCGATGAAACCATCGGGATTTTTTTATTTTCTTATTTTTTGTTCCCATTTCCAAGCACTTGAAAGTGCATCATCTAGGGTTAATTCAGGTTTCCAACCTAAAACATTAAAGGCGCTATCGGTATTCGCATAGGCTTCTGTAATATCACCTTCTCTTCGTCCTACAATTTTGTAGGGTAGCTTTAGGTTATTTACTCTTTCAAAAGATTGGATAACTTCCAAAACAGAACTCCCTTTACCTGTTCCAATATTAAAAACTTCCACTTTTTCAATATTTTTATTAGCAATTAGTCTTTTTAATGCTACTACATGAGCTTTGGCTAAATCCACTACATGAATATAATCTCGAATTGCAGTGCCATCTGGAGTTGGATAATCATTCCCAAAAACAGACAATTCTTTTCGTAATCCAATAGCCGTTTGCGTAATAAAAGGTACCAAATTTTGAGGAACTCCTAAAGGTAGTTCGCCAATTTCAGCTGATTCATGCGCGCCAATGGGATTAAAATATCGAAGTAAAATTGAAGATATCGAAGAAACTTTTGCTACATCATGTATAATCTCTTCTCCTATTTGTTTCGTATTTCCATAAGGCGACATCGCTTGTTGAACAGGAGCACTTTCTGTAATTGGCATTACATCGGCCTGACCATAAACGGTACAAGATGAACTAAAAATAAAATGTGCT is a window of Flavobacterium indicum GPTSA100-9 = DSM 17447 DNA encoding:
- the galE gene encoding UDP-glucose 4-epimerase GalE, which gives rise to MKILVTGGLGFIGSHTVVELQNEGFEVVIIDNLSNSSEEVLNGITAITGVKPVFEKIDLRDKKAVQDFFNRNQSITGVIHFAASKAVGESVENPLLYYENNIGTLVYLLQELQKKDQAHFIFSSSCTVYGQADVMPITESAPVQQAMSPYGNTKQIGEEIIHDVAKVSSISSILLRYFNPIGAHESAEIGELPLGVPQNLVPFITQTAIGLRKELSVFGNDYPTPDGTAIRDYIHVVDLAKAHVVALKRLIANKNIEKVEVFNIGTGKGSSVLEVIQSFERVNNLKLPYKIVGRREGDITEAYANTDSAFNVLGWKPELTLDDALSSAWKWEQKIRK